From the Aquirufa lenticrescens genome, the window ATGTCCGCGATTCAAGATGGAGATGTAGCTGATTGGGATGCGATGATGGCCTCGAATGTGACCGGCTTATTATATGTATCTAAAGAAGTGATTAAAGGAATGGTGAATCGGAAATCAGGCCACATTATTAATCTGTCTTCTATTGCAGGAAAGCAAACTTATCCGAATGGGAATGTATATTGTGCGTCCAAAGCGGCAGTTGATGCCTTATCTGCGGGGATGCGCCAGGATTTAAATCCGTTTGGGATTAAAGTTTCAAATGTAGCTCCAGGGGCAGTTGCTACCGAATTTTCTGAGGTTCGTTTTAAGGGAGATCAAGCGAAAGCAGAGGCGGTTTATGCTGGATACGAACCTTTAGTCGCAGCAGATGTGGCTGAATTAATCCGCTATATCGTCTTAGCGCCTGCGCACGTCAATATTGCGGACGTGACTATATTGCCGACAGCACAAGCGTCAGCTTTCCAGATACTTCGAAAAAATTAAATAGAACGTTGGCGAACGGTCTCAAAAATGATGACACCCGCAGCAACTGATACGTTAAGTGATCCTACTTGACCCGTTTGAGGAATTTTAGCGATCTCATCTGATTTACGGATGATTTCGTCTGTGATTCCGTCTTCCTCTGATCCCATGATGATGGCAATCGGATCTTTGTAGTCTATTTCGTAAATCGTGCTTTTAGCCTTTTCTGTACAAGCTACCACGCGTAATCCTGAGTTTTGTAAGAAGTCAATCGTTTGGATTAAGCTATCTTCCTTGCATACGGGAATAAAGTTCAGAGCTCCAGAGGATGTTTTCATCGCATCTGCATTGATTTGAGCGGCTCCACGAGAAGGTAACACGATCGCGTGAACACCCGCACATTCTGCCGTACGTGCAATAGCACCGAAGTTTCTCACATCTGTAACGCGGTCCAAAATCAAAATAAACGGTATTTCGCCTTTCTCAAAGGTATCTGCAATGACATTCTCTAGTTTTGCATAGTGAATGGCAGAAACGAAAGCGATCGCACCTTGGTGATTTTTGCGCGTAATGCGGTTTAATTTCTCCAAAGGCACCTTCTGCACCTGAATACCTTTTTCTTTAGCTAAATCAAGGATTTCGGTGTTTCCAAGCTCTCTTTGAACTAATAAACGATCAATTTCCTTACCCGAACGAAGGGTTTCTAGTACAGATTGTACCCCAAACACAAACTCTTTATTGTCTGTTACAGGAGCTGTAAAATGTCTAAATGGTCTCTTAAATGGGGGTCTTGATGCGTTTTCTTCTGACACGTTGTTGCTTGAAATTTTGCACGAAGGTCGGCATTTTTTTTAACATTTCAGCTAGATAATTCCTTACCTTTGTCTCTTAATCTTATTAGAATGTATAAAACTACCGAAATTGCTTCCTCTGATATTCCTTCAGATAATCCCGTTCACCAACGTCTATTGTATCCTTATATCCACGTCAGCAAATTACTTTCTGGCAATGTATTAGAGATTGGATGCGGCACAGGACGTGGTGTGGGTGTATTAGCCGACGCGGTAAGTAACTATACGGGAGTGGATAAGAATACTGAATTGATGGAGAGTTTATCGAAGACTTATCCTAAGTTCAAGTTTATCGATATGTTCTTACCTCCATTAAAGGATTTGCCATCGAATCATTTCGATTATGTGGTGACTTTTCAGGTGATCGAGCACATCGAAAACGATGATTTCTTTTTAGCCGAAGCCGCACGAGTATTAAAGCCAGGTGGAAAATTGTATTTAACGACGGTGAATAAGAAATTCTCCTTAACCCGCAATCCTTGGCACGTACGCGAATATTTAGCGCCAGAATTACGCGACTTGATGAAGAAACACTTCTCTGAGGTTGTTATGGAAGGGGTGCATGGGAACCAAAAAGTGATGGATTATTATGAAGAAAATAAGGTAGCAGTTAAGCGAATTACTCGATTTGATATTTTTAATCTACAATATAAATTACCAAGAACTTGGTTGCAGGTTCCTTATGATATCGCGAATCGCATGAGTCGATTATCGATGTCTAAGTCGAATAATTCACTTGTTTCATCGATTCAGGTGGATGATTATTTCCTTAGCCAGGATCCTGACAATTCATTGGACTTCTTTTACACAGGGATTAAATAATGGAATTCATTGACGAAGGAATAGAGGAATATGCTCGCCTGCACACGGAGCCAGAAAATGACTTGTTAAAGGAGTTAGTTCGGGAGACGCATGCGATGGTGTTGCAGCCTCGGATGCTTTCAGGTCATTTGCAAGGGCGTTTTTTGTCTTTTATTGCTAAAGTCTATCAACCCTCTCTCATTCTCGAAATAGGCACTTATACGGGTTATTCTGCCCTTTGTATGGCAGAAGGATTAAAAAAAGGTGGTCGTTTGATTACGATTGATGTGAACGAAGAATTGGAAACCTTCACTCGTTCGTTCTTTGATCGATCTGCTTATAAAGAGCAAATTGACTACCGCATCGCAGATGCTGCTGTTGAAATTCCTTCCATTGTAGGTCCCATTGATCTGGTATTTATCGATGCGGATAAGCGTAATTATACGCTGTATTTTGATTTAGTGATCGACAAAATGCGTCCAGGAGGACTTATTTTAGTGGATAATGTGCTGTGGAGCGGTAAAATTATTGAGGAATCAGCACGTGACAAATCGACACAAGCCTTGCGTGATTTCAACACCAAAGTGGCGAATGATGCGCGTGTAGAGCCTTTACTACTTCCAATCCGGGATGGATTATTCCTTCTGCGGGTTATCTAACTTCTTTTTAGGCGGTAACAGAAAATCGTCTGGCTGTAAAATCTCAGGGATCTGGATGGAGTTATCAAAGAAGGTAACTGTGGATGGGTGATAGATAATGTAATTCTTATCGCTAGGCACGTAATCGTTCAAGATCCACGGATTATATTTCTTCAAATCATCGTAGCTGACATTTAACTCATCCGCGATTTCATAGAGGTTTTTGCCGCAGGAATTATCATAACAGATGAGTTTGGCTTGGTTAACCGGTTGAATACCTAGGGAATCATCTTTTTTGAATTCATCGGCCCAGAATTTTTGGTAAGCTAAAAAACGTAATACGTACCAATCCGTACTTGAGTCCACCTGAATGTCTGATTTTCCCACCCAATCCATCACATAGGAAGTTTTCTTCGCCGTTCCTAAACCTACCCGGTAGGAGAGAAGTGTTCCCACCCAATTATTTAAAACCCGGTTATTGCGGGTAAAATAGTTCGCAGCGCCTCTAGTGGCCTCGATTATATGCTTTCGCTCATCCACATTTGCATTCACCTTCATGCCCACATCTGTTGCGGTACCTGCTTTAAATTGCCAATATCCCACAGCTTGAGAGCTCGAAACGGCTATGGGGTTTAATCCACTTTCCTGAACGGAAAGGTATTTGAATTCATTGGGAATCCCGGCTGATTGTAAAAGGGGCTCCATAACGGGGAAATAGAAGCGCATTTTTTCTTTCATCCCTTCTACGAATTTCTTGCTGCTTCCTAAGCGTTTTTGCTCTGTTTCGAGAATGGATTTAGCGGAAGGATGGATGAATACCTTTACGTTTCCGATTAAAAGGGAGTCGGGAAACTCGGTTTTGGCAAAAACCGGCAAACAGAATAAATGTATTAAAAAAAGTATCCAGAGGGATTTCATAGGGTAAAATTACCTATATAAACTATAATATGTACCTTTGTGGTTCAAAAATAAGCAGATGATTTTAATTGACGATACGGTAATCTCTTCCGATGTTGCAGACGAATTTTTCGTATGTGATTTAGCCAAATGCAAAGGCGCATGCTGCGTAGAGGGCGATTTAGGGGCTCCATTGGAGGAAGAAGAATTAGAGATTTTAGAGCGTATTCAGGACGATATTAAGCCCTTTTTATCCGAGGTAGGCTTAAAAGAATTAGCCAAAACAGGTGCTTGGGTAAAAGATGACGACGGAGATTTTTCTACCCCAGTAATCAAAGGGAGAGAATGTGCCTATGCCTTATATGACGATAAAGGCTATTTAAAGTGCGGTATCGAACAAGCCTATTTCGCTGGTAAAACAGATTTCAGAAAACCCATTTCGTGTCATTTATATCCGATTCGTTTGGCTAAATTAGCCGATTATACGGCCTTAAATTACGATCGTTGGTCTATTTGTTCCGACGCGTGTTCGAATGGAGCGTCCCTAGGAGTTCCAATTTATGTATTTTTGAAAGAGCCTTTGATTCGTAAATTTGGGGAGAAGTGGTATGTGGAGTTGTGTCAAGAGATTGAGGACCGTAAAGAAGAATAATGGCTGATTTTGAGGCAATATATCAGGTAGTGGCATTGATACCTTCCGGCAAAGTATCGACGTACGGCGCTATTGCGGGCTATTTAGGCTCAAAAGGCGGTGCTAGATTAGTGGGCTGGGCGATGAATGCATCGCATGGTCAAGCCAACATTCCTGCGCATCGTGTTGTAAATCGCAATGGCGTTTTAACGGGAAAGAACTTTTTTGGAGGGAATAGAATGCAAGAATTATTAGAAGCAGAAGGTCTCACCATCAAAGACGATCAAATTCAACAGTTTTCTACCCATTTCTGGGATCCTTCCATCGAGTTATTATAATTTCTTCAGGTAGTTTTTACCCCCTAAACCTCTCATTTGGCGTTGAATAGCCGATGTTCGTTTGCGTACATAAGCTGATGGATGCTCGATAGAAAAACGGTTTGGACTCGGTAAAACCGCTGCAATCCTAGCCGCTTCTGAGGCTGAAATCTCGGATCCGCTATGTCCATAATACTGTCTACAGGCCGCTTCAACCCCAAATGTCATGGGTCCCGTCTCTGCCACATTCAGATAGACTTCTAAAATTCGTTCTTTGCCCCAGATTAATTCAATGAGGAACGTAAAGTAGACCTCCAGTCCTTTTCGGATATAGCTTCTGCCTTGCCATAAAAAGACGTTTTTAGCCACTTGTTGCGAAATGGTACTCGCGCCACGTATTTTTTTGCCCTTCATGTTGTGCTTTACCGCACCCCACATTGCATCAAAATCAAATCCGTGGTGATCTGGAAACGCCTGATCTTCTGAGGCCACTACCGCAATAGCTACGTTTTTATCTAAATCCTTGTAAGGAGTCCATTGGCTATAAATCTTGGACGGTTTTCCCTCTAACAACGCATCGATTTTTCGAGAGGCCATGGTAGGTGTAAAATAGACCGGGAAGAATTTGAGAAATACGACCGAAAACAGGCTAAAAATCCATAGGTAAAGGAAGAAAAAGCCAATTTTCTTGAGCCAAGTGCGTTTCTTGGGGCTTTTCTTCGCTAAGCGTTCAAACTTTTTACTTCCGTTGGATGGGATAGGGGATTTTTTATCGTATTCTATTCGCTTTGCCATAGGGTTGTAAAATTACAAAAAGGGCTTAGACCACAAAAATATCACTACTTAATCGATCGGCAATTAATTTTCCTTCGCCTTCTAGTATTAAACTGTCATTTTCAATTCGAGCGAAACCTTGAGAAACCCAGATCTGAAATTCTTTTTCAGGATAGGGATGCCCCATTTTTTCGAAGCTCTCCCGCACATAGTTCAAGTCGATTCCCCATTTTGTTCGCAAGCGGACCATGAGGTATTCATTGAGTTGATCGGCTGGGCTGAGTTCTTCTTTTTCTGCTAATGCGAGACCTGATGCGATGTATTTGGCATTATTCGCCACGTTCCATTGCCTAGTATGGCCATTGAAACTATGGGCGGAAGGTCCTATGCCTAAGTAAGGTTCTTGCTGCCAATAACTGGTGTTATGGACAGAATAATGGCCTTCTTTGGCAAAATTTGAGGTTTCGTAGCCCTCATAACCTTTGGATTCTAAATAATCGCGGACCTGCGTAAAGGCGTTTGCCATCGCGGAATCCGGTATTTCCTGAAAAGCCCCTTTCTTTTTTTGAACGCCAAAAACCGTTTTAGGCTCTACCGTTAAGCTATAAGCTGAAATGTGTTGGACTCCCAGCGAGGTGGCATTTTTTAAATCTTCTGCTAATTCTACTTCGGAGTTAGCAGGAATTCCGTAAATCAAATCGATGCTGATGTTGTTGATACCCACTTTTTGCGCATTCTGAATTGCTTGAATCGAATCGGATGCTTGATGGTTTCGATTCATCAAGACTAGGTTTTTTTCTTGAAAGGATTGAATACCTATGCTTAGGCGATTGATGCCTTTTGAGGCAATCATCTCACAATAAGCTGGAGTTAAATCTTCTGGATTCGCCTCTAAGGTAATCTCAGCGTCGTTTGCTATAGGATGAAAGCTGCGAATCGTGTTGAAAATCGTATCTAAATCTGTAGAAGATAAGAGGGAAGGGGTTCCTCCTCCAAAATAGATGGTTTGTAGTTCAGCACCCTGCAAATAGTCTTTTTGCGCTACTATTTCGCGACATAAGGCGTTGACCATTTCCTCTTTTCGGCTCGTATTGGTCGAAAAATGGAAATCGCAGTAATGACAAGCTTGCCTACAAAAAGGGATATGGAGGTAGAGGTGCACTGAATTAGGGTTCGAAAATCAAACAACTCAAGGTAGCCGGATCGAGCATTTCTTTCGCAAGCGATTGAATGTGAACGCTGTCAATCAGGTCAATTTGTTCGAAAATTTCGTCTAAACTCTCAATTTTCTCACGATCTAGGAGATTCTTAGCCATCATTAACATGAAATTGAGGTTTCCCTCTTCTGCCATCGCTAATTGACCTTTTAACTGGCTTTTTATCTTCTTCAATTGTGGGGCTGTTAATTCCTTTTCTTGCAGTTTGGCAAATTCCTTGTGAATTAATTTCAGCGATTTATTCACCTGATTAGGCTCTGTTCCAAAATAAATGGCCCAATAACCTGAGTCTAAAAAGGAAGTTAAACTTGCTTCAATCGAATATACCAGTCCGTGTCGTTCGCGTACTGAAACATTCAGCAAAGAATTCATACCTGGTCCACCTAATAGATTGACTAGAAGGAAGAACGCAAGTCGATTCGGGTTTTCAATGGCAAAGGATTGACGTCCTAAAGCAACGTGGGATTGCGTAATGCCTCTTTTGATGACTTTGGTCTGTGGGATCATCGGTGAAGGAGCAAGGCGTTTCACGATTTGCTTCTTTGCTTTAATGGATCCCAAATGTTTTTCTGCCCAAGCAAAAACCTTCGATGGATCTAATTTTCCGATGGAGGAAAACACAATACGTGAAGTGTCTAAATTGCGTTCGATGAAGGATTCGAGGTCCTTTTTTTGGAATGCTTGAACTGTTTCTGTCGTCCCTAAAATATTCACCCCTAGCGGATGATTTGGGAATAATAATTCATCAAAGTCATCTTGAATGGCTTCTTCTGGAGCGTCATAATACATCGACATCTCCTCTAAAATGACCGAACGCTCTTTCTCTAATTCCTTTTCAGGAAACACAGATTCAAACGTAATGTCAGTTAATAGCTCTAAGGCCCGTTCGAAATAGGGGCTAAGAATAGAGGCATGGAAACAGATTTTTTCTTTGGTGGTATAGGCATTCAATTCTCCGCCATAAACTTCGAGGCGGTTAATGATCTGCATATTGTTCTTTTTCTTCGTCCCTTTGAAGGCCATATGCTCCCAAAAGTGCGCTAAACCCTCTTCTCCAGCTAATTCATCCCGACTACCAATGTCCAACATAATCCCTAAATGCGAGATCTCTGTGTGAAGCACTTGTCTGTGCACCACCGTGATTCCGTTAGAGAGGGTATGCAGGTGAATGGAATTCATAAATGGGGTTTTGGTGAAAAATGTCTCAAAAATAAGTAATTTTATGGCTAATCGCTTCCTTTATTTCTATGAATCCAGTGTCCAAGGTGTTAATTATTCAAACCGCTTTCCTCGGGGATGCGGTTTTAGTAACATCCTTATTGGAGAAAATCCGGATAGAATCCCCTGAAACAGCCATTCATTTGTTAGTAAGGAAAGGGAATGAGTCTATTTTTCAGGCTTACACACATCCTTGTTTGGAGCGCGTTTGGACCTATGATAAGTCCAATAAACGAGCTTCTTGGCTTGATTTACGCACTAATTTGAAGCAAGAATCCTTTGATAAAGTTTTTGTGGTACAGCGATTCTTCGGAATGGGTTTGTTGAGTCTGATGATTGGTGCCAAGCAGGTTTTTGGGTTTGCAAAAAATCCACTTTCCTGGTTTTTTACGAAATCCTATCCACACCCTTTTGGAAACGGAATCCATGAAGTGGAGCGCAATACGGCTTTATTGAGCGATTGGTTAGGGGAGAAGGTGTATAAGCCTTTCTTGAATCCTTCGCAAGTACCAGCTCCCGCTAACAATTACATCTGTATTTCCCCTGGAAGTGTGTGGGAGACGAAGCGTTTACCCATTCAGAAGTGGATCGATTTTATCCATTTACTGCCTCGTGATCAGGCAGTTGTATTAATGGGTTCACCTAACGAAAAGTATTTGTCAGAAGAGATTGAGCAGGCCTGTCCAGGTTGGCCTATCTTTAATGAAACCGGGAAACACGCGCTCTTAGCTTCTACGTCTATTTTTGCCCAAAGCAAAGGTAATTTCGTCAACGATTCCGGTCCGATGCACTTGTCCTCTGCCGTGAATGTACCTACGGTTGCTTTATTTTGCTCTACGATTCCAGATTTTGGCTTTGGACCTTTGGCTGATCACAGTCAAGTCATTGAGGTATCGGAAACATTAGATTGTCGTCCTTGTGGAGATCACGGCAAGAAAAATTGCCCGCTAGGTCATTATGCCTGTGGAAATCAGATCTCAACCCAAAAAATGTTATTAGCTTACGAAGCTCTCGAAGCAAGTAAATAAAGGACAGCCATTCTCACGGCCACGCCATTTTCTACCTGATCTAAGATGATTGAATGGGGCGAATCCGCCGCATCAGAGCTTAATTCCACCCCACGATTTATCGGTCCCGGGTGCATCAAAACGATCTCTTTGGGTAATTCCTCCAACATCGCGCGATTGATTCCAAAGAACTGCGAGTATTCGCGAAGACTCGGGAAGTACTTGATTTGTTGTCTCTCTAATTGGATACGCAACACGTTAGCGGCATCACACCAAGCTAAGGTACTCTTTACGTCGTGAGAAACTTCGACACCTAAGCTTTGTATGTGCTTCGGAATCAAGGTGCTGGGTCCGCAAAGACGAACTTCTGCTCCTTGTTTTTTCAAGGCATAAATATTAGAAAGGGCCACGCGTGAGTGCAAAATGTCACCGATGATGGCGATTTTTTTGCCGGCTAAATCACCCAGTTTTTCTTGTAGAGAGAACGTATCTAATAAGG encodes:
- a CDS encoding SDR family NAD(P)-dependent oxidoreductase, giving the protein MKKIACITGASSGIGRATAQSLAKEGFQLILCGRRKERLEELQASLSVHSTLLTFDVSDQSAVIQAFESLPAEWKNIDVLVNNAGNAHGMSAIQDGDVADWDAMMASNVTGLLYVSKEVIKGMVNRKSGHIINLSSIAGKQTYPNGNVYCASKAAVDALSAGMRQDLNPFGIKVSNVAPGAVATEFSEVRFKGDQAKAEAVYAGYEPLVAADVAELIRYIVLAPAHVNIADVTILPTAQASAFQILRKN
- the rlmB gene encoding 23S rRNA (guanosine(2251)-2'-O)-methyltransferase RlmB; the protein is MSEENASRPPFKRPFRHFTAPVTDNKEFVFGVQSVLETLRSGKEIDRLLVQRELGNTEILDLAKEKGIQVQKVPLEKLNRITRKNHQGAIAFVSAIHYAKLENVIADTFEKGEIPFILILDRVTDVRNFGAIARTAECAGVHAIVLPSRGAAQINADAMKTSSGALNFIPVCKEDSLIQTIDFLQNSGLRVVACTEKAKSTIYEIDYKDPIAIIMGSEEDGITDEIIRKSDEIAKIPQTGQVGSLNVSVAAGVIIFETVRQRSI
- a CDS encoding class I SAM-dependent methyltransferase, yielding MYKTTEIASSDIPSDNPVHQRLLYPYIHVSKLLSGNVLEIGCGTGRGVGVLADAVSNYTGVDKNTELMESLSKTYPKFKFIDMFLPPLKDLPSNHFDYVVTFQVIEHIENDDFFLAEAARVLKPGGKLYLTTVNKKFSLTRNPWHVREYLAPELRDLMKKHFSEVVMEGVHGNQKVMDYYEENKVAVKRITRFDIFNLQYKLPRTWLQVPYDIANRMSRLSMSKSNNSLVSSIQVDDYFLSQDPDNSLDFFYTGIK
- a CDS encoding O-methyltransferase — its product is MEFIDEGIEEYARLHTEPENDLLKELVRETHAMVLQPRMLSGHLQGRFLSFIAKVYQPSLILEIGTYTGYSALCMAEGLKKGGRLITIDVNEELETFTRSFFDRSAYKEQIDYRIADAAVEIPSIVGPIDLVFIDADKRNYTLYFDLVIDKMRPGGLILVDNVLWSGKIIEESARDKSTQALRDFNTKVANDARVEPLLLPIRDGLFLLRVI
- a CDS encoding lytic transglycosylase domain-containing protein gives rise to the protein MKSLWILFLIHLFCLPVFAKTEFPDSLLIGNVKVFIHPSAKSILETEQKRLGSSKKFVEGMKEKMRFYFPVMEPLLQSAGIPNEFKYLSVQESGLNPIAVSSSQAVGYWQFKAGTATDVGMKVNANVDERKHIIEATRGAANYFTRNNRVLNNWVGTLLSYRVGLGTAKKTSYVMDWVGKSDIQVDSSTDWYVLRFLAYQKFWADEFKKDDSLGIQPVNQAKLICYDNSCGKNLYEIADELNVSYDDLKKYNPWILNDYVPSDKNYIIYHPSTVTFFDNSIQIPEILQPDDFLLPPKKKLDNPQKE
- a CDS encoding DUF3109 family protein, whose protein sequence is MILIDDTVISSDVADEFFVCDLAKCKGACCVEGDLGAPLEEEELEILERIQDDIKPFLSEVGLKELAKTGAWVKDDDGDFSTPVIKGRECAYALYDDKGYLKCGIEQAYFAGKTDFRKPISCHLYPIRLAKLADYTALNYDRWSICSDACSNGASLGVPIYVFLKEPLIRKFGEKWYVELCQEIEDRKEE
- a CDS encoding MGMT family protein; this encodes MADFEAIYQVVALIPSGKVSTYGAIAGYLGSKGGARLVGWAMNASHGQANIPAHRVVNRNGVLTGKNFFGGNRMQELLEAEGLTIKDDQIQQFSTHFWDPSIELL
- the mtgA gene encoding monofunctional biosynthetic peptidoglycan transglycosylase; protein product: MAKRIEYDKKSPIPSNGSKKFERLAKKSPKKRTWLKKIGFFFLYLWIFSLFSVVFLKFFPVYFTPTMASRKIDALLEGKPSKIYSQWTPYKDLDKNVAIAVVASEDQAFPDHHGFDFDAMWGAVKHNMKGKKIRGASTISQQVAKNVFLWQGRSYIRKGLEVYFTFLIELIWGKERILEVYLNVAETGPMTFGVEAACRQYYGHSGSEISASEAARIAAVLPSPNRFSIEHPSAYVRKRTSAIQRQMRGLGGKNYLKKL
- the hemW gene encoding radical SAM family heme chaperone HemW; translated protein: MHLYLHIPFCRQACHYCDFHFSTNTSRKEEMVNALCREIVAQKDYLQGAELQTIYFGGGTPSLLSSTDLDTIFNTIRSFHPIANDAEITLEANPEDLTPAYCEMIASKGINRLSIGIQSFQEKNLVLMNRNHQASDSIQAIQNAQKVGINNISIDLIYGIPANSEVELAEDLKNATSLGVQHISAYSLTVEPKTVFGVQKKKGAFQEIPDSAMANAFTQVRDYLESKGYEGYETSNFAKEGHYSVHNTSYWQQEPYLGIGPSAHSFNGHTRQWNVANNAKYIASGLALAEKEELSPADQLNEYLMVRLRTKWGIDLNYVRESFEKMGHPYPEKEFQIWVSQGFARIENDSLILEGEGKLIADRLSSDIFVV
- a CDS encoding M16 family metallopeptidase — its product is MNSIHLHTLSNGITVVHRQVLHTEISHLGIMLDIGSRDELAGEEGLAHFWEHMAFKGTKKKNNMQIINRLEVYGGELNAYTTKEKICFHASILSPYFERALELLTDITFESVFPEKELEKERSVILEEMSMYYDAPEEAIQDDFDELLFPNHPLGVNILGTTETVQAFQKKDLESFIERNLDTSRIVFSSIGKLDPSKVFAWAEKHLGSIKAKKQIVKRLAPSPMIPQTKVIKRGITQSHVALGRQSFAIENPNRLAFFLLVNLLGGPGMNSLLNVSVRERHGLVYSIEASLTSFLDSGYWAIYFGTEPNQVNKSLKLIHKEFAKLQEKELTAPQLKKIKSQLKGQLAMAEEGNLNFMLMMAKNLLDREKIESLDEIFEQIDLIDSVHIQSLAKEMLDPATLSCLIFEP
- a CDS encoding glycosyltransferase family 9 protein, which translates into the protein MNPVSKVLIIQTAFLGDAVLVTSLLEKIRIESPETAIHLLVRKGNESIFQAYTHPCLERVWTYDKSNKRASWLDLRTNLKQESFDKVFVVQRFFGMGLLSLMIGAKQVFGFAKNPLSWFFTKSYPHPFGNGIHEVERNTALLSDWLGEKVYKPFLNPSQVPAPANNYICISPGSVWETKRLPIQKWIDFIHLLPRDQAVVLMGSPNEKYLSEEIEQACPGWPIFNETGKHALLASTSIFAQSKGNFVNDSGPMHLSSAVNVPTVALFCSTIPDFGFGPLADHSQVIEVSETLDCRPCGDHGKKNCPLGHYACGNQISTQKMLLAYEALEASK
- a CDS encoding aspartate carbamoyltransferase catalytic subunit, which encodes MLKSPHLLGIKDLDEESIQLIVKTAREFKEVLNRPIKKVPSLRDVTIANIFFENSTRTRLSFELAEKRLSADTINFSASGSSVKKGETLLDTVNNILAMKVDMIVMRHASPGAPHYLAKHIKANIVNAGDGTHEHPTQALLDTFSLQEKLGDLAGKKIAIIGDILHSRVALSNIYALKKQGAEVRLCGPSTLIPKHIQSLGVEVSHDVKSTLAWCDAANVLRIQLERQQIKYFPSLREYSQFFGINRAMLEELPKEIVLMHPGPINRGVELSSDAADSPHSIILDQVENGVAVRMAVLYLLASRAS